A genomic segment from Lignipirellula cremea encodes:
- a CDS encoding secondary thiamine-phosphate synthase enzyme YjbQ: MVWVQRELQLHPFSRGFHLITSTVWEAIPEAIEMEVGLLHLFIQHTSASLTINENADPDVRVDLEETMNHLVPQELPYVHSMEGPDDMPAHVKASLMGSSLSVPITHGRLALGMWQGIYLCEHRDHAGPRSLVLTIFGVDPNTM; this comes from the coding sequence ATGGTCTGGGTGCAAAGAGAACTTCAGTTACATCCCTTCTCGCGAGGTTTTCATTTGATCACTTCGACGGTCTGGGAGGCCATTCCCGAAGCGATCGAGATGGAAGTCGGCCTGCTGCATCTTTTTATCCAGCACACGTCCGCGTCGTTGACCATCAACGAAAACGCCGACCCCGATGTCCGTGTGGATCTGGAAGAAACCATGAATCACCTGGTCCCCCAGGAATTGCCGTACGTGCATTCAATGGAAGGCCCCGACGACATGCCCGCCCATGTGAAAGCCTCGCTGATGGGCAGTTCCCTGTCGGTGCCGATTACTCACGGAAGGCTGGCTCTGGGAATGTGGCAAGGGATCTACTTATGCGAGCATCGCGACCATGCCGGGCCCCGCTCGCTGGTGCTGACCATTTTCGGGGTAGACCCGAACACCATGTAG
- the glgP gene encoding alpha-glucan family phosphorylase: MSSELTPDALYDKCHALAGNLWWTWHPEVINLFRDLDPIRWRQLDHNPIALLKEFTPERLASRAAEMVLYSRINHAFRRLKEYLASSNTWYASQAGVLGSKPVAYFSAEFGIHESLPIYSGGLGVLSGDHIKSASGLGVPLVAIGLFYDQGYFKQQLDENGFQVEEYMDTKVENLPMKPALSKEGKPITVGIDTRNGRLLAKVWLMRVGRVDLYLLDCDVEGNSPQDRELTSRLYGGDERTRIRQELVLGVGGVKALKALGISPGVYHLNEGHSAFATIEVIREKMHEDGMSFDDALRETAQHSVFTTHTPVPAGHDRFDAALIEEHLGPLRDAIGISYEQLLGLGRVEPHNDAESFCMTVLGLKLSRRANAVSQLHGHVSRRMWAHLWPWRVEEEIPIGHITNGVHVPSWLAHQMRQLYDRHFPSDWIHSMGEADPWQKIHDVDPGELWETHVALKNLLIEFVRRRVSRQARRRGEPDEAVETARNLLDNGVLTIGFGRRFATYKRATLLMSDLDRLLELLNNPARPVQLIFAGKAHPKDEPGKKFIQAIANARHDPRFNNRIVFIEDYDINVGRHMVQGVDVWLNNPRRPLEASGTSGQKVVLNGGLNLSVLDGWWAEAYDGQNGFAIGKGTNHVSDEITDARDGEALFDVLENQVISTYYQRDVDDLPRAWIKRMMNSIGSLAWRFSAHRMVMDYTRSCYVPAAGGLSCDMQMR, from the coding sequence ATGTCCAGCGAACTTACCCCGGACGCCTTGTACGACAAGTGCCATGCACTCGCAGGCAATCTGTGGTGGACATGGCACCCGGAAGTGATCAACCTGTTCCGCGACCTGGACCCGATTCGCTGGCGTCAGCTGGATCATAATCCGATCGCGCTGCTGAAAGAGTTCACGCCGGAACGGCTCGCCTCGCGGGCGGCCGAAATGGTGTTGTACAGCCGCATCAACCATGCCTTTCGCCGCCTGAAAGAATATCTGGCGAGCAGCAACACATGGTACGCCTCGCAGGCGGGCGTGCTGGGCTCCAAGCCCGTGGCGTATTTCTCGGCCGAGTTTGGCATCCATGAATCGCTGCCGATTTACTCGGGCGGTCTGGGCGTGCTCTCGGGCGACCATATCAAAAGCGCCAGCGGCCTGGGCGTGCCGCTGGTGGCGATCGGTCTGTTCTACGACCAGGGCTACTTCAAGCAGCAGCTGGACGAGAACGGTTTCCAGGTCGAAGAGTACATGGACACCAAGGTCGAGAACCTGCCGATGAAGCCGGCGCTCTCGAAAGAAGGGAAGCCGATCACCGTTGGCATCGACACCCGTAACGGCCGCCTGCTGGCCAAGGTCTGGTTGATGCGGGTCGGCCGCGTGGATCTGTACCTGCTGGACTGCGATGTCGAAGGAAACAGCCCGCAGGATCGCGAACTCACCAGCCGGCTGTACGGCGGCGACGAGCGCACCCGCATCCGCCAGGAACTGGTGCTGGGCGTGGGCGGCGTGAAAGCGCTCAAAGCCCTGGGCATTTCTCCCGGCGTGTACCACCTGAACGAAGGTCACAGCGCGTTCGCTACGATCGAAGTCATTCGTGAGAAAATGCACGAAGACGGCATGTCGTTTGACGACGCCCTGCGGGAAACGGCCCAGCACAGCGTGTTCACCACGCACACGCCGGTGCCGGCGGGTCACGACCGTTTTGACGCGGCCCTGATCGAAGAGCACCTGGGCCCGCTCCGCGATGCGATTGGCATCTCGTATGAGCAGTTGCTGGGGCTGGGTCGGGTCGAGCCGCACAACGACGCCGAGTCGTTCTGCATGACGGTGCTTGGTCTGAAATTGTCCCGTCGCGCCAACGCCGTGAGCCAGTTGCATGGTCATGTGAGTCGGCGGATGTGGGCCCACCTGTGGCCCTGGCGGGTCGAGGAAGAAATTCCCATCGGCCACATCACCAACGGCGTGCACGTGCCCAGCTGGCTCGCGCATCAGATGCGGCAGTTGTACGACCGCCACTTCCCGTCGGACTGGATCCATTCGATGGGTGAAGCCGACCCGTGGCAGAAAATCCACGATGTCGATCCGGGCGAGCTCTGGGAAACGCACGTTGCGCTCAAGAACCTGCTGATTGAGTTTGTGCGGCGTCGCGTGAGCCGCCAGGCCCGTCGCCGTGGCGAACCTGATGAAGCGGTGGAAACGGCCCGCAACCTGCTCGACAACGGCGTGCTGACGATCGGTTTCGGCCGACGGTTCGCCACGTACAAACGGGCCACGCTGCTGATGTCGGATCTGGATCGTCTGCTGGAACTGCTGAACAACCCGGCCCGTCCGGTGCAGTTGATCTTTGCCGGTAAAGCACACCCCAAAGACGAGCCCGGCAAAAAGTTCATCCAGGCGATCGCCAACGCCCGCCACGATCCCCGCTTTAACAATCGGATCGTGTTCATCGAGGATTACGATATCAACGTCGGCCGGCACATGGTGCAGGGCGTCGACGTGTGGTTGAACAATCCCCGCCGTCCGCTGGAAGCCTCGGGCACCAGCGGTCAAAAGGTGGTGCTCAACGGCGGCTTGAACCTTTCCGTGCTGGATGGCTGGTGGGCGGAAGCCTACGACGGCCAGAACGGTTTCGCCATTGGTAAGGGAACGAACCACGTTTCCGATGAAATCACCGACGCCCGCGACGGCGAAGCGCTGTTTGACGTGCTGGAGAACCAGGTCATCAGCACCTATTACCAGCGCGATGTCGACGATCTGCCCCGCGCCTGGATCAAACGCATGATGAATTCGATTGGTTCGCTGGCATGGCGGTTTAGCGCCCATCGCATGGTGATGGATTACACGCGCAGCTGCTACGTGCCGGCCGCCGGCGGTCTCAGCTGCGACATGCAGATGCGATAA
- a CDS encoding PilZ domain-containing protein — MPKNLQGDSLPQVPRQDDRVFERVAPADETEVRVRVERGAKVIDASNGGVGLVVDHPWGFSIGDRVLLWSNDTDAEPIDYAEVKNVRLLEDGRWRIGLQWCETTSS, encoded by the coding sequence ATGCCGAAAAATCTGCAGGGCGACTCACTGCCCCAGGTCCCCCGCCAGGACGACCGCGTCTTCGAACGCGTCGCACCGGCCGATGAAACCGAAGTCCGCGTGCGCGTGGAACGCGGGGCCAAAGTGATCGACGCCAGCAACGGCGGCGTGGGCCTCGTCGTCGACCATCCCTGGGGCTTCTCCATCGGCGATCGCGTGCTTCTCTGGAGCAACGACACGGATGCCGAGCCGATCGACTACGCCGAAGTGAAAAATGTGCGTCTCCTGGAAGACGGACGCTGGCGCATCGGGCTGCAGTGGTGCGAGACCACTTCGTCTTGA
- the xerC gene encoding tyrosine recombinase XerC, producing the protein MQSAVARFLRYLHVERNAAELTLKSYREDLLTLIEYLSDEQGVVPRPRDLTTQDLRRYVAAMHEAGYAKTSVSRRLASLRSFFRFCQREGLSDSNPAKPLRNPRREKKLPHFLSTDEIGSLLQTPPRDEPLGLRDRALLETMYSAGLRVSELVGMNDGDIDWENELVRIRGKGRKERLAPMGSFALRALRNWFKQRRLAPSVPQGLEAPVFVNKFGKRLTTRSVGRMLEKYLKLTGLDLRTTPHTLRHSFATHLLDRGADIRSVQELLGHKSLVTTQIYTHVSTASLRAVYAKAHPRAKTTVS; encoded by the coding sequence ATGCAATCGGCTGTCGCTCGTTTTCTGCGTTACCTCCATGTGGAGCGGAACGCCGCGGAACTCACGCTCAAATCTTACCGTGAGGATCTGCTCACCCTGATTGAGTACCTGTCCGACGAACAGGGCGTCGTTCCCCGGCCGCGCGACCTGACCACCCAGGACCTGCGGCGGTACGTGGCCGCCATGCACGAGGCGGGCTACGCCAAAACGTCGGTCTCCCGTCGACTGGCCTCCTTGCGCAGTTTTTTCCGATTCTGCCAGCGGGAAGGTTTGTCGGATTCCAACCCGGCCAAGCCGCTGCGAAACCCGCGTCGGGAAAAGAAACTTCCGCATTTTCTTTCGACCGACGAGATCGGCAGCCTGCTGCAGACGCCGCCGCGGGATGAGCCGCTGGGACTGCGGGATCGGGCCCTGCTGGAAACGATGTACTCGGCCGGGCTCCGCGTGAGCGAACTCGTCGGCATGAACGACGGCGACATCGACTGGGAAAATGAACTGGTCCGCATCCGCGGTAAAGGACGGAAAGAACGCCTGGCGCCGATGGGATCGTTCGCCCTCAGGGCGCTGCGAAACTGGTTCAAACAACGGCGCCTGGCCCCGTCGGTTCCTCAGGGACTCGAGGCGCCGGTGTTTGTCAACAAGTTTGGCAAACGGCTGACCACCCGCAGCGTCGGACGGATGCTGGAAAAATATCTGAAACTCACGGGCCTCGACCTGCGCACCACGCCGCATACCTTGCGGCATAGTTTTGCGACCCACCTGCTTGATCGCGGCGCCGACATTCGCAGCGTGCAGGAGCTGCTGGGCCACAAAAGCCTGGTGACCACGCAGATCTATACGCACGTCAGCACCGCCAGCCTGCGGGCCGTCTACGCCAAGGCCCACCCCCGGGCCAAAACGACCGTCAGCTAA
- a CDS encoding acylphosphatase: MDSHGVTRTVHYSGHVQGVGFRYTSSRIARRFEVAGFVKNLPDGRVLLVAEGDAAEVTRFLTAVNDQLQANIRHADIVEAPAAGEFTHFEIR, from the coding sequence ATGGATTCCCACGGCGTAACACGTACGGTCCACTACTCGGGACATGTTCAGGGAGTTGGCTTTCGCTACACGTCCAGCCGCATTGCTCGACGGTTTGAGGTCGCTGGTTTCGTGAAAAACCTGCCCGACGGCCGCGTGCTGCTGGTCGCTGAGGGCGATGCGGCCGAAGTGACACGTTTTTTGACGGCCGTCAATGACCAACTCCAGGCGAACATTCGCCACGCGGACATCGTCGAAGCTCCGGCTGCGGGCGAGTTCACCCACTTTGAAATCCGCTAA
- a CDS encoding ABC transporter permease subunit has product MSTNTLLFAAVAPQWVIDWLTPVWILGLGCIFGLLLVGLLWGIVWLLGLVWPRARQFGDEMPRLVTEGAMGPMLAVIAGLALFGVSAFPLAPAPEVMVKSIFRPQKGGTQTVTVEVAPAPADQEPEPIAVEVSFDGDELQRIDFDSNEDVLLLVNQDGDKSSDRFTIEAGRPQVFAQNVLLANPFSGQYWDKLYAVNNGTAPATLTMKIQTGSPYPQMQTVWIAGLCIGAVFLFYLLLWAFTPRMSAVAFVTTKSEIAQPAFLLLTGGGAALIFAFIWIPYFTFGEDIKVLKDSGLTTIMICGIGLAVWAATKSVSEEIEGRTALTVLSKPIQRRSFLIGKFVGIMWAVLLLFVLLGVVFMVCVAYKPIFDGREGATDATWESCFEQMISVVPGLVLAYLETFVLAAISVAISTRLPMLANFSLTFTIYLLGNLSPQIVQSSEGRFAPVKFVAGLIATVFPVLDHFNIQAAIAGGQEVPNMYLVGALFYSLIYGGIALLVALVFFEDRDLA; this is encoded by the coding sequence ATGAGCACCAACACCCTGCTGTTTGCAGCCGTCGCACCACAATGGGTTATCGATTGGCTCACGCCTGTCTGGATTCTGGGGCTGGGCTGCATTTTTGGGCTTTTGCTGGTCGGCTTGCTGTGGGGCATTGTCTGGTTGCTGGGACTGGTCTGGCCGAGGGCGCGTCAGTTTGGCGATGAAATGCCGCGTCTGGTGACCGAAGGCGCCATGGGACCGATGCTGGCCGTCATTGCGGGGCTGGCCCTCTTTGGCGTGAGCGCCTTCCCGCTGGCTCCTGCCCCGGAAGTGATGGTCAAGTCGATTTTCCGGCCCCAGAAGGGCGGAACGCAAACGGTCACGGTCGAGGTGGCTCCCGCTCCGGCTGACCAGGAGCCGGAACCGATCGCCGTGGAAGTTTCTTTCGACGGCGACGAACTCCAGCGCATCGACTTTGATTCCAATGAAGACGTCCTGCTGCTGGTGAACCAGGACGGCGACAAAAGCAGCGACCGCTTTACCATTGAAGCCGGCCGCCCCCAGGTGTTCGCCCAGAATGTGCTGCTGGCCAATCCGTTTTCCGGCCAGTACTGGGACAAACTTTATGCTGTGAATAACGGCACGGCGCCGGCCACGCTGACCATGAAAATCCAGACCGGCTCCCCCTATCCGCAAATGCAAACGGTCTGGATTGCCGGGCTTTGCATTGGGGCCGTGTTTCTGTTTTACCTGCTGCTGTGGGCGTTCACCCCGCGCATGTCGGCGGTGGCCTTCGTGACGACCAAATCGGAGATTGCCCAGCCGGCGTTCCTGCTGTTGACCGGAGGCGGGGCGGCGCTGATTTTCGCGTTCATCTGGATCCCCTACTTCACCTTTGGCGAAGATATCAAAGTGCTGAAGGATTCGGGCCTGACGACGATTATGATCTGCGGCATCGGCCTGGCCGTGTGGGCCGCCACCAAGAGCGTGTCGGAAGAAATTGAAGGACGCACCGCCTTGACGGTGCTTTCCAAACCGATCCAGCGTCGCTCTTTTTTGATCGGCAAATTCGTCGGCATCATGTGGGCCGTGCTGCTGCTCTTTGTGCTGCTGGGCGTGGTGTTTATGGTCTGCGTCGCCTACAAGCCGATTTTCGACGGCCGTGAAGGGGCCACTGACGCCACCTGGGAAAGCTGCTTCGAGCAAATGATCAGTGTGGTGCCGGGCCTGGTGCTGGCCTACCTGGAAACGTTTGTCCTGGCGGCGATCAGCGTGGCGATCTCCACCCGCTTGCCGATGCTGGCCAACTTCTCGCTGACGTTCACCATTTATCTGCTGGGCAACCTGTCGCCGCAAATTGTGCAATCCAGCGAGGGGCGTTTCGCGCCGGTCAAATTCGTCGCCGGTCTGATCGCAACCGTGTTCCCGGTGCTGGATCACTTTAACATCCAGGCCGCGATTGCCGGCGGCCAGGAGGTTCCCAACATGTACCTGGTCGGCGCGCTCTTCTACAGCCTGATTTACGGCGGGATCGCCCTGCTGGTCGCACTCGTCTTCTTTGAAGACCGCGACCTCGCCTGA